In Edaphobacter aggregans, the sequence CCGGCACGTCGCTACCCTCTGGGACCTTCTGCCCTGCATTCTGCTCAAAGGCCTTCACATCAGAGTAGTAGAGTCCACCGGCAGGATATTGACTGGCATTGAGGTCGCAGATCAAGCAGTTGGGCTGCAAGTTCTTGATATGCTCATAAATCTCACGGAACGGCACCTCTTCATATGTGATACGGCTCCACGGAGCATCCCAGCCATCGGTGATGAGAATGTCGACCTCCCCATAGCCGCTGAACAGCTCCGTCAATTGATCTTTAATGAGCTGAATCTTAGCCGGTGTTACGTTGAAATGGCGGACGTCATCGCGCAACGACAGGATCGAATAATAGAGACCCACCCGCAGTCCGGCCTTGCGGAACGAGTTCACGTAGGCGCGTACAACATCGATAGAACCCGATGTCTTCCCCACGCTCGCAGCTGCCGTCTTTGTCGGCCAGATGCAAAAGCCATCATGATGCCGGGTCGTAAGACAACCCCAGGTCATGTTGGCTGACCGCGCTGCCGCGGCCCACTGATCCGTATTGAGGGCGGTAGGATGAAACAGATCGGGAGACGACGCGGGATCACCCCACTCGCGATCCTGAAATGTTGCCATGTTGAAGTGCAGAAACATGCCGAAACGCAAATCCACAAACCGTTGCTGCAATTCTAGGAGCTGCCGTCCGCGGCGCGGAGTCGTGTAGCGTGTTTCGCTTTGTGCGGCAGAGGCGCGTCGATGACCAAACAGCATCGACGCAGTTGCAGTTTTGCCAACCAATTGGAGGAGCTCTCTTCTTGTCGTCATCTTCAATCCTTCCACTTGGACAGGATCCGTCTAGTTTCCAGACTGCTCAAGCCATGGCTCCGATTGGAGGAAATTTGTGCCTAGTCATCCAGGTCGTCGATCCGGCGTTTCGCTGACGAAAGATGACGACCTTCATGCATTGCCTCCGGCTTCGAGCG encodes:
- a CDS encoding alpha-L-fucosidase, with product MTTRRELLQLVGKTATASMLFGHRRASAAQSETRYTTPRRGRQLLELQQRFVDLRFGMFLHFNMATFQDREWGDPASSPDLFHPTALNTDQWAAAARSANMTWGCLTTRHHDGFCIWPTKTAAASVGKTSGSIDVVRAYVNSFRKAGLRVGLYYSILSLRDDVRHFNVTPAKIQLIKDQLTELFSGYGEVDILITDGWDAPWSRITYEEVPFREIYEHIKNLQPNCLICDLNASQYPAGGLYYSDVKAFEQNAGQKVPEGSDVPALSCVTLTDGWFWKQRDADGHLKAVTTIVDEWLEPLNRRQCNLILNTPPTREGRLSPNVVSRLEEIGKAWRHTGPMAKLSEHVVITTRNLATGKPIHASSYPETVGPDLANDGDFRSSWYLDEAQTSGWLEVDLKKRESFNTVSLVEPVGQWGDYSASRIRNYRFEYWNGENWVRLTGGETPMRTTIHRIPHVSSRKVRLLFDSSQRMPHIAEIGVYDEPG